TGTGTCAGCGGGGTTACATGATGAGAGGAGAGGGATGACTACCAAGGTGCTTCTAGAGCCTTTATCACCAGCACAGAGTGTTGCATAAATGAAACATATCGTCTGGCGGCGCCTATTCAAGGCAATAACTGTCTCACCTGCGTTACATATGTCCTTGAGGTATAAAAAAAGCCCCTAAAAAGGGGCTTTTTTATTGCGAGCTTGTAAGAACGGACCGATTCGGAGGCGTGCAGGAGCTGCTAAAACGGATTATCTGCCAAGTCGCGCATAGTGGATTGCAGTCATTGATCATAATGTTCAGAACAAGTCTGAAATGCATTCATTAATCAGAAATAGCTTTTTGGCTTGTCCCCCTTGCGTCCCTGTATTTCCTCGCCCCCAAAGAGGGGCGATCTACTCTTCTCGAAACGCTCTACTGAACTGATCGGTTACAGGCTTAATAAAATACGTCATAGCGGTGCGCTCTTCGGTGGTAATAAAAACTTCGACGGGCATACCAGGTAGCAGCGTGACATTGCCGAGCTTCTGAAGCTCCTGTGCAGGGACATTGACATCCCCAAGGTAGTAGGATTCGCCTGTAGTGTCGTCGCGTGTCGTCGCTGCGGAGACATAGATGAGTTCACCTTTGAGCTCTGGGGTCGTTCTCTGGTTAAAAGCAGTGAAACGGAGCCTGACCGCCTGTCCGACCCAAAGTTGGTCGATGGATATCGGAACAAGTTTCACCTCGACCTTCAGTTTCGCATCTTCCGGAACAATTGTGACAAGCTCTTCGGCCGGCGTGATCACTCCTCCAATCGTGTGGACGTTCAGCTCATTTACGGTCCCAGAAATCGGAGCACGAATGTCCGTTCGCGCCAGCCGATCCTCGATGGCGATGTGCCGATCACGCAGTTCGGAAAATTCTGCTTCCACGGAACTTAATTCCCGCTGAGCCTCAGTACGTGCGTTCTCGTCAATTGCGATAATCTGTACGCGAATTTCACTCATGCGAGTTTTCGCTCTGGCAATGGACGCGTGAATCTCACCGCGCTCACCTGAAAGTTTTACTCTGTCACGAGCGAGCGGAACAAGGAGGGTTCGTGCGATGATGCCTTTGCTAACAAGGCCTTTGTTCGCCTCATATTCTGCCTCGACTAACTGGAATTCCTCGCCTTTTGATCGCCGCTGCGCGTCCAGCCCCTTTATCTCCTCTTTTATTTGCTCGACGCTGAGCTCGAGCTGCTGCTTCTTACTTTCGCGACTGGTGCGATTGCCGTCGAACATGCGTGTTTCGCCAAGAAAGACATCCGGAGAATCCTCTACGTTCAAATCGGACGGGAATTCGATTGCCGCAAGCCCGTCCCGCTCTGCCAGAAGCCTTGCTCTCCTGATAGCCAACTCCACGAGCTTTGAGCGCACAATTGAAAGCTCCGCCTTCGTCTGTGTGTCTTGGAGCCTCAGCAGCACGTCTCCAGCTCGGACGATGTCCCCTTCTCTGATGGCTATCTCGCTGACGATGCCGCCGTCACGATGCTGTATCGACTTCAGGTCCTGATCAACCGTCACGAACCCTTGTGCGATTACGGCCCCACTTAGTTGAGCACTCACGGCCCAGCCGCCGACTCCCA
This genomic stretch from Halopseudomonas pelagia harbors:
- a CDS encoding HlyD family type I secretion periplasmic adaptor subunit, with product MSTNGSSGGAGKPSPNPDNAFRLGPRVFVGAALALLLLVGVGGWAVSAQLSGAVIAQGFVTVDQDLKSIQHRDGGIVSEIAIREGDIVRAGDVLLRLQDTQTKAELSIVRSKLVELAIRRARLLAERDGLAAIEFPSDLNVEDSPDVFLGETRMFDGNRTSRESKKQQLELSVEQIKEEIKGLDAQRRSKGEEFQLVEAEYEANKGLVSKGIIARTLLVPLARDRVKLSGERGEIHASIARAKTRMSEIRVQIIAIDENARTEAQRELSSVEAEFSELRDRHIAIEDRLARTDIRAPISGTVNELNVHTIGGVITPAEELVTIVPEDAKLKVEVKLVPISIDQLWVGQAVRLRFTAFNQRTTPELKGELIYVSAATTRDDTTGESYYLGDVNVPAQELQKLGNVTLLPGMPVEVFITTEERTAMTYFIKPVTDQFSRAFREE